One window from the genome of Lacerta agilis isolate rLacAgi1 chromosome 16, rLacAgi1.pri, whole genome shotgun sequence encodes:
- the IFNK gene encoding interferon kappa, translated as MAFATGGNGFSVCLVLVLSGKLAQSSPLPKCPVLYTRWNQMIQTNLNHLCRTAGQFPLQCISETTDFRFPLTALDAMESDGAVITREVLQQSLNVLGKDHHPWGAWNATCLESLQSDLYQQTKQLEACAKKMQEGKVENWGNGAPSPSTIKVKRYFQRMNSFLAANQQSRCAWELVHLELKGCFLFITQLLNQLKE; from the coding sequence ATGGCCTTCGCAACTGGTGGGAACGGCTTCAGCGTTTGCCTCGTGCTGGTGCTCTCCGGCAAACTGGCACAATCCAGCCCTCTACCCAAATGCCCTGTGCTATACACCCGGTGGAACCAAATGATCCAGACCAACTTGAACCATCTCTGCAGGACGGCTGGACAATTTCCCCTCCAATGCATATCTGAGACAACGGACTTCCGGTTCCCTCTGACAGCTCTCGACGCTATGGAGAGCGACGGGGCCGTCATCACCCGCGAGGTTCTCCAGCAGAGCCTCAACGTTCTCGGCAAAGACCACCACCCTTGGGGCGCCTGGAACGCGACGTGCCTCGAGTCCTTGCAGAGCGACCTCTACCAGCAAACCAAACAGCTGGAGGCATGCGCCAAAAAGATGCAGGAGGGGAAGGTGGAGAACTGGGGCAACGGGGCACCATCTCCTTCAACCATAAAAGTAAAGCGGTACTTTCAAAGAATGAACAGTTTCCTAGCCGCCAACCAGCAGAGTCGCTGCGCCTGGGAGCTGGTCCACTTAGAACTGAAAGGCTGCTTTCTGTTCATAACCCAGCTTCTCAACCAGCTCAAGGAGTAA